The following proteins are encoded in a genomic region of Prosthecobacter sp.:
- a CDS encoding cytochrome-c peroxidase — protein MLTTFVVILAAAAAEPLPNTKIEALPRSAALPNDTPAKVELGRLLFFDPILSATRDVACATCHHPLHDWGDARPTPLGVHASGIGPARKLVKGAAFLPLTRNTPSILNAAFNGIESDKPHDPLQVPMFWDNRVQSLEAQALVPIRHREEMRGEGSTESEAIPAMVKRLQAIPEYQQLFRAVFETEITPEHVAQAIATYERTLITPDSPFDRFMRGDKTAMTPLQQRGMEVFQKAGCALCHNGPMLSDFKLHAIGLTDSATQRHEFRTPTLRNLKHTAPYMHHGGTLTLDEVLLFYDRLMDQAAETFEGGDTSLPPLDPLLRKMNMLPEDHEPLAAFLETLNSDDYDKSVPKRVPSGLPVAGRP, from the coding sequence ATGCTCACCACCTTTGTCGTGATCCTGGCTGCTGCGGCGGCTGAACCGTTGCCGAACACGAAGATCGAAGCGCTGCCTCGTTCCGCCGCGCTTCCCAACGACACGCCCGCGAAGGTCGAACTCGGTCGCCTGCTGTTCTTCGATCCCATTCTCTCCGCCACACGCGATGTCGCCTGCGCCACCTGCCATCATCCCCTGCATGACTGGGGCGATGCACGGCCCACACCGCTCGGCGTGCATGCCAGTGGCATCGGCCCAGCACGCAAACTCGTCAAAGGTGCCGCATTCCTGCCACTGACACGCAACACTCCATCCATTCTCAACGCCGCCTTCAACGGCATCGAATCCGACAAGCCACACGATCCGTTGCAGGTGCCGATGTTCTGGGACAATCGCGTGCAAAGTCTCGAAGCGCAGGCGCTGGTGCCGATTCGTCATCGCGAGGAGATGCGCGGCGAGGGTTCCACCGAGTCAGAAGCGATCCCGGCGATGGTGAAACGTTTGCAAGCCATCCCGGAGTATCAGCAGCTCTTCCGTGCGGTGTTTGAGACCGAGATCACCCCCGAGCACGTCGCGCAGGCCATCGCAACGTATGAACGCACACTCATCACACCCGATTCACCGTTCGACCGCTTCATGCGCGGCGACAAGACCGCGATGACGCCGCTCCAGCAACGCGGCATGGAAGTGTTTCAAAAAGCCGGCTGCGCCCTCTGCCACAACGGCCCCATGCTCTCCGATTTCAAACTCCACGCCATCGGCCTCACCGACTCCGCCACACAACGCCACGAGTTCCGCACGCCCACGCTGCGCAATTTGAAGCACACCGCGCCCTACATGCACCATGGCGGCACGCTCACGCTCGATGAGGTGCTGCTCTTCTACGACCGCCTCATGGATCAAGCCGCCGAAACCTTCGAAGGCGGTGACACTTCCCTCCCGCCGCTCGATCCGCTGCTGCGGAAGATGAACATGCTTCCCGAAGACCATGAACCGCTCGCAGCTTTCCTCGAAACCCTGAACAGCGACGACTACGACAAGTCCGTGCCGAAACGTGTTCCCAGTGGCCTGCCAGTGGCTGGCAGGCCTTGA
- a CDS encoding fused MFS/spermidine synthase yields the protein MTLPSASRLPFLATLLALSGACALVYQMAWLREFRLVFGGATPATAAVLAIFMGAMGAGSALFGRKAEASENPLRLYAFIELGVGIAALLTPLLLWLVRSLYLSTGGIAALGQVTATLLQLLLATLVLAPPCLLMGGSLPAAFKWVETDQDQQRGSLGVLYGVNTLGALAGVLLSTFWLLEHWGIRITVMTAAGVNLLIGAAAWWVARDATPVEPVKPTLSQSAALSNVTTRFIYLAAGITGFTFFLSELVWFRLLAPLLGSSVYGFGLILALALTGIGLGGLLYRMLWASRAGAVTLAALARVAAWQALFLAVPWALGDRIAVFAIDVNQLRSLGLSGQVVGWTLISSLLVLGPSILAGVQFPLLVGLLGSGNRDAGRHVGYAYAANTLGAITGSLAGGFLLLPWLTAPGAWRLVMLLTLLLSLGAAVLGAKSSTRRVWPVIILLWLSAGYLIFMPAGPTAAWRHKPIGYGRVEALPTSINGLRGWLNASRWKIAHEFEGREASVAAVASDDGYCLYVNGKSDGSAFGDADTQVMQGLVPAMLHPAPHNAFIVGLGTGTTAGWVADVPGMERVDVVELETGMSILARDHFAPVNRNVMTKANVHLIAGDAREALLAAGNSYDLIISEPSNPYRAGVSTLFTQEFYAAAKARLKESGMFAQWVQGYEVDAHAIRQVYATLTAVFPHVETWISGPNDLLFIGHLTPPAYTLEQLRTRITQPPYAEALKRVWLTSSVEGVLAHHLASPAFARSLLQATPAHINTDDRNLLEYGFARALSKDNQFETTQVLSMAIAAEADVPAHLAAQLDRTRLTYERLRMLAADGSTFSIPSDLEGDDQRRAEALVAFARGNHEGVLASWVGAPSSPFEQLMLLESTAQAGTAEAMPPLLEAVRADWPADAQFAAAMSAFRQESYDDATAHLLDGFKALRQQVWVRLPSVQMALSLVPPLVAANRDLAAPFMELLRQPFPGGLADPTRMNTLVEIIPLLSPEHQLEVLAMFEPNPPWQREFLEFRLKTYRASTHPRTQQAERDLHEFLRHADRRLDDPAANVR from the coding sequence ATGACTCTCCCTTCAGCTTCACGCCTGCCCTTCCTCGCCACGCTGCTGGCTTTGTCAGGTGCATGCGCTCTTGTCTATCAAATGGCGTGGTTGCGAGAGTTTCGTCTGGTCTTCGGTGGTGCCACGCCTGCCACCGCTGCGGTGCTGGCAATCTTCATGGGAGCCATGGGTGCAGGCAGCGCCTTGTTTGGGCGCAAAGCCGAAGCGTCAGAAAATCCCCTGCGTCTCTATGCGTTCATTGAACTCGGCGTTGGCATCGCGGCCCTGCTGACACCGTTGCTGCTCTGGTTGGTGCGTTCGCTGTATCTCAGCACGGGAGGCATTGCCGCGCTGGGACAAGTCACCGCAACACTGCTGCAGCTCCTGCTCGCCACCCTCGTGCTGGCACCGCCGTGCCTGCTCATGGGCGGCAGTCTGCCAGCAGCCTTCAAATGGGTGGAGACGGATCAGGATCAGCAACGCGGCAGCCTTGGCGTGCTGTATGGCGTGAACACACTCGGCGCACTGGCAGGCGTGCTGCTGAGTACGTTCTGGCTGCTGGAGCACTGGGGCATTCGCATCACCGTCATGACTGCCGCTGGGGTGAATCTTCTCATCGGTGCCGCCGCGTGGTGGGTGGCACGTGATGCGACGCCGGTGGAGCCAGTGAAACCAACGCTATCGCAGTCAGCGGCATTGAGCAACGTGACAACGCGATTCATCTACCTCGCCGCCGGCATCACCGGCTTTACGTTTTTCCTCAGCGAACTCGTCTGGTTTCGCCTCCTCGCTCCGTTGCTCGGCAGTTCCGTGTATGGCTTCGGTTTGATCCTGGCACTCGCCCTCACAGGCATCGGACTCGGCGGATTGCTGTATCGCATGCTCTGGGCGTCACGCGCAGGTGCCGTCACACTCGCCGCGCTGGCGCGAGTCGCAGCATGGCAGGCGCTGTTCCTGGCAGTGCCATGGGCGCTGGGAGATCGCATTGCGGTCTTCGCCATTGATGTGAATCAACTGCGCTCCCTCGGTTTGTCCGGTCAAGTCGTTGGCTGGACGTTGATCTCCAGCCTGCTTGTGCTTGGGCCGTCCATTCTCGCAGGAGTGCAGTTCCCATTGCTCGTCGGCCTGCTGGGAAGTGGGAATCGTGATGCGGGTCGTCATGTCGGTTACGCGTATGCCGCGAACACCCTTGGAGCCATCACGGGATCATTGGCCGGAGGCTTTCTCCTGCTTCCCTGGCTCACCGCACCCGGCGCGTGGCGGTTGGTGATGTTGCTGACACTCCTGCTCAGTCTGGGCGCTGCGGTGCTTGGTGCAAAATCAAGCACACGTCGTGTCTGGCCTGTCATCATCCTGTTATGGCTCAGCGCTGGCTATCTAATCTTCATGCCAGCAGGCCCCACCGCCGCATGGCGGCACAAACCCATCGGCTATGGCCGTGTCGAAGCTCTGCCGACTTCCATCAATGGTCTGCGCGGCTGGCTGAATGCCAGCCGCTGGAAAATCGCGCATGAATTTGAAGGACGCGAAGCCAGCGTGGCCGCAGTCGCCAGCGATGACGGCTACTGCCTTTATGTGAACGGCAAATCCGACGGTTCAGCCTTTGGCGATGCCGACACGCAGGTGATGCAGGGCTTGGTGCCCGCGATGTTGCATCCAGCGCCGCACAACGCTTTCATCGTCGGCCTCGGCACCGGAACCACCGCCGGCTGGGTCGCGGATGTGCCAGGCATGGAGCGGGTGGATGTGGTGGAACTGGAGACCGGCATGTCCATCCTTGCCCGCGATCACTTCGCACCCGTGAACCGGAATGTGATGACCAAGGCGAACGTGCATCTCATCGCAGGCGATGCGCGTGAGGCCTTGCTCGCCGCCGGAAACAGCTATGACCTAATCATATCTGAGCCTTCCAATCCCTATCGTGCCGGTGTCTCCACCTTGTTCACGCAGGAGTTCTATGCCGCAGCCAAAGCGCGGCTCAAAGAGAGCGGTATGTTCGCTCAATGGGTGCAAGGCTACGAAGTCGATGCACATGCCATCCGGCAGGTCTATGCCACGCTCACCGCCGTGTTTCCCCATGTGGAAACCTGGATCTCCGGCCCCAATGATCTCCTATTCATCGGTCATCTGACACCACCCGCTTACACGCTGGAGCAACTACGCACGCGCATCACTCAACCGCCGTATGCCGAAGCGCTGAAGCGAGTCTGGCTCACAAGTTCCGTCGAAGGCGTGCTCGCGCATCATCTCGCCTCGCCTGCCTTTGCCCGCAGTCTGCTGCAAGCAACGCCTGCCCACATCAACACCGATGATCGCAACCTGCTGGAGTACGGCTTTGCCCGCGCCCTCTCCAAAGACAATCAATTTGAGACCACCCAGGTGCTCTCCATGGCAATCGCCGCAGAGGCCGATGTCCCTGCACATCTTGCTGCTCAGTTAGATCGAACTCGACTCACCTATGAGCGTCTGCGCATGCTGGCCGCTGATGGCTCCACCTTTTCGATTCCATCCGATCTCGAAGGCGATGACCAACGTCGTGCCGAAGCACTCGTGGCGTTTGCCAGAGGCAATCATGAAGGCGTCCTTGCTTCATGGGTTGGTGCTCCGTCCAGTCCGTTTGAGCAATTGATGCTGCTGGAATCGACGGCTCAGGCTGGCACAGCAGAAGCAATGCCGCCGCTGCTCGAAGCCGTCCGCGCCGACTGGCCCGCAGATGCCCAGTTCGCCGCCGCAATGTCCGCCTTCCGGCAGGAATCCTACGACGATGCCACAGCTCATCTGCTCGACGGCTTCAAAGCACTGCGTCAGCAGGTATGGGTGCGCCTGCCCTCGGTTCAAATGGCCCTGTCGCTCGTTCCGCCTCTTGTCGCTGCCAATCGTGACCTCGCTGCACCATTCATGGAACTCCTGCGCCAACCCTTTCCCGGAGGACTGGCCGATCCGACCCGCATGAACACGCTGGTCGAGATCATCCCACTGCTTTCGCCCGAGCATCAACTCGAAGTGCTGGCCATGTTTGAACCCAACCCACCATGGCAGCGCGAGTTCCTGGAGTTTCGTCTCAAAACTTACCGCGCATCCACTCATCCACGCACGCAGCAAGCCGAACGCGATCTGCATGAATTTCTGCGCCACGCTGACCGCCGCTTGGATGATCCCGCCGCCAACGTTCGTTGA
- a CDS encoding Gfo/Idh/MocA family oxidoreductase has protein sequence MNTLTRRQFALATLAAPAFLKAAGAADKINLAFIGPGGMGTNHVKTMCKRDDVIFSWVCDADSKRAETAAKTIQELTGQTPKIARDMRQVFDDKAVLAVVMATPDHWHAPGAILAANSGKHVYVEKPCSHNLREGRLMIEAGAKNKVVMQVGTQSRSTAHIMGIVEKLRSGVIGEVLVAKAWNSQLRANHGHKPATEPPAELDYELWLGPVPKVPFKSTYHPAHWRWFHHFGAGDFGNDGVHDIDIARWGLGVEQHPDRIIGQGSKLFFDDDQEWPDTLYCGFEYDIAGKTKQLIYEQRDWSPYVQEGHENGCAWYGTEGMIIGGKAKGWQIFGKRNKLIEDIRPTSGPDLAAHHANFLDAIRTGAKLNADITINHLSTALCHLGNIAARTRRALVFDPAKEQFIGDADTSKLLKREYREHWATPVG, from the coding sequence ATGAACACGCTCACCCGTCGCCAGTTCGCCCTCGCCACGCTTGCCGCGCCCGCTTTTCTCAAAGCCGCCGGAGCCGCAGATAAAATCAATCTCGCCTTCATCGGCCCCGGCGGGATGGGCACCAATCACGTCAAGACGATGTGCAAACGCGACGACGTGATCTTCTCGTGGGTTTGCGATGCGGACTCGAAGCGTGCCGAGACAGCCGCAAAGACGATTCAGGAACTCACTGGCCAGACACCGAAGATCGCCCGCGACATGCGGCAGGTGTTTGATGACAAAGCCGTACTGGCCGTCGTGATGGCCACGCCGGACCACTGGCATGCACCGGGCGCGATCCTCGCGGCGAACTCGGGCAAGCATGTGTATGTGGAGAAGCCTTGCTCGCACAATTTGCGCGAAGGTCGGCTCATGATCGAGGCGGGAGCTAAAAACAAGGTCGTGATGCAGGTCGGCACGCAGAGCCGCAGCACGGCGCACATCATGGGCATTGTCGAAAAACTGCGCAGCGGCGTGATTGGCGAGGTTTTGGTCGCCAAAGCCTGGAACAGCCAGCTCCGTGCGAATCATGGCCACAAACCGGCCACCGAACCACCCGCCGAGCTCGATTACGAACTCTGGCTCGGCCCCGTGCCGAAGGTGCCATTCAAGAGCACCTATCATCCGGCGCACTGGCGCTGGTTTCATCATTTCGGTGCTGGTGATTTCGGCAACGACGGCGTGCATGACATCGACATCGCCCGCTGGGGCCTTGGCGTCGAGCAGCACCCGGATCGCATCATCGGCCAGGGCAGCAAGCTGTTCTTCGACGACGATCAGGAGTGGCCTGACACGCTCTACTGCGGTTTTGAATACGACATCGCCGGTAAAACCAAACAGCTCATCTACGAGCAGCGCGATTGGTCGCCGTATGTGCAAGAGGGCCACGAAAACGGCTGCGCCTGGTATGGCACGGAAGGCATGATCATCGGTGGCAAGGCGAAGGGCTGGCAGATCTTTGGCAAACGAAACAAACTCATCGAAGACATCCGGCCGACGTCCGGCCCAGATCTCGCCGCACATCACGCCAACTTCCTCGATGCCATCCGCACAGGTGCGAAACTGAACGCCGACATCACCATCAATCACCTCTCCACCGCCCTCTGCCATCTCGGCAACATCGCCGCCCGCACACGGCGTGCGCTCGTGTTTGACCCGGCCAAAGAACAGTTCATCGGCGATGCCGACACCTCGAAGCTGCTCAAACGCGAGTATCGCGAGCATTGGGCCACGCCGGTCGGCTAA